A single Lacerta agilis isolate rLacAgi1 chromosome 10, rLacAgi1.pri, whole genome shotgun sequence DNA region contains:
- the TM7SF3 gene encoding transmembrane 7 superfamily member 3, translating to MWLLPLFLVLGCFYRCEAAEDAAAGPLLELSLGKFKNVLLNETIPAEAVLRNIDSNVTVIIFQIHTHNKNVTISFDKIPSSNNSEAGADKGLVSILRPQQTVCTWYLQAVGADQVLSTAVTFSYAERDPIPGGCNMEFNLEIDPNIYLEYNLAETHIKFAPANLGYVRGTNPPLCDLGSSSRWRLSYEVYQYFLPENDLSEASFVSHMRKMSEVQSIRAHGTKMMTLVNQDKTDLYFSSLPGQGVIYNVIVKDPLWNTSAAYVPAHTYMCSLSGSVDNCSSLKRLSTKIFFTVLAVLGLFICFHGHRFWKTDLFFMGFIFTAFFFFITISRTSALSYDVNLGLTAVAGVLGGLLLVAYWWRFGFVILCMLIVGLVLGFLVASTVFFTPIGDYKVFQDDAVFWVTFCCIALIVPIVFVGYPRVLNILTCGIIGSYTIVLATACYLYTSLSYISIDLLRRILDENFKRAFTNVPFQSTDIILLAVWAMLAIGGITIQLRREKREASFPPHPYLIWRRERERRITNILDPSHHVPPLKERIQSKLSQFKDFFRKEQPAGERTPLLL from the exons CTAGTGCTCGGGTGCTTTTACAGGTGCGAAGCTGCAGAGGACGCCGCGGCAG GCCCTCTCTTGGAGCTTTCTTTGGGAAAATTTAAGAATGTGTTGCTGAACGAAACCATTCCAGCTGAAGCAGTGCTGAGGAATATTGACAGCAATGTGACTGTCATTATCTTTCAGATCCACACCCACAACAAGAATGTGACTATTTCCTTTGATAAG ATACCTTCCAGCAACAACTCAGAAGCTGGGGCAGACAAAGGACTGGTTTCTATCCTTCGGCCTCAGCAGACAGTGTGTACGTGGTACTTGCAAGCTGTGGGTGCTGACCAGGTGTTGAGCACAGCTGTTACTTTCTCTTATGCTGAAAGAG ATCCAATCCCTGGAGGCTGCAACATGGAATTTAACTTGGAAATTGACCCcaatatttatttagaatataACTTGGCTGAGACACACATTAAATTTGCCCCAGCAAATCTAGGATATGTGAG AGGTACAAACCCACCACTGTGTGATTTGGGCAGTAGCTCTAGGTGGCGACTATCTTATGAAGTCTATCAGTATTTCTTGCCGGAGAATGACTTGTCTGAAGCATCGTTTGTGAGTCACATGAGAAAGATGTCTGAAGTGCAAAGCATCAGAGCGCATGGCACTAAA ATGATGACCTTAGTGAACCAAGACAAAACTGACTTGTACTTCTCCTCGCTTCCTGGACAAGGAGTGATCTATAATGTCATTGTAAAGGATCCACTGTGGAATACCTCTGCTGCGTATGTGCCTGCTCATACATACATGTGTAGCCTTTCTGGCTCGGTGGATAACTGTTCCTCTCTTA AAAGACTCTCCACCAAAATATTTTTCACTGTGCTTGCTGTCCTTGGCCTCTTCATCTGTTTTCATGGACACAGATTCTGGAAAACAG ATTTATTCTTCATGGGCTTCATCTTTACGGCATTCTTTTTCTTCATAACCATTTCGAGAACATCTGCTCTCAGTTATGATG TCAATCTTGGTCTTACTGCAGTAGCTGGAGTTCTTGGAGGTCTCCTCTTGGTCGCTTACTGGTGGCGATTTGGCTTTGTGATCCTCTGTATGTTGATTGTGGGGCTAGTGCTGGGCTTCCTTGTCGCATCTACAGTTTTCTTCACTCCAATAG GAGACTATAAAGTTTTCCAAGATGATGCAGTATTCTGGGTGACCTTCTGTTGCATTGCCTTGATAGTCCCAATAGTTTTTGTTGGATACCCCAGAGTT CTGAACATCTTGACATGCGGCATCATAGGATCTTACACCATAGTCTTGGCTACAGCATGTTACTTGTACACAAGTCTCTCTTACATTAGCATAGACCTCCTCCGGAGGATTCTAGACGAAAACTTCAAAAGAGCTTTCACCAATGTGCCCTTTCAGAGTACCG ACATCATACTCTTGGCGGTATGGGCAATGCTGGCAATTGGAGGAATAACGATACAGCTGCGCCGAGAGAAACGCGAAGCCTCCTTTCCACCACATCCCTACCTGATATGGAGGCGTGAAAGAGAGCGCAGGATAACTAACATCCTAGATCCTAGTCACCACGTCCCTCCCTTGAAAGAAAGAATTCAAAGCAAGCTATCTCAGTTCAAGGACTTTTTCCGAAAAGAGCAGCCAGCAGGGGAGAGAACACCGCTACTCTTGTAA